From Corynebacterium pseudotuberculosis:
TTGATTGGAAGACGGGACAACCCCCCACGGAGGCTGCGGAGCGCCGCTCTGTATCGCTGCAGCTGGCGGTATACCGACTAGCGTGGGCCCGGTTGCAGGGAGTCGAACCATCAGAGGTACAAGCACTATTCCATTATGTGGGGCGCAACTTTAGCTATCGGCCCAGCGAGCTTCCGGATGAGGCGTCGTTAGCTCGAATGCTGGCGTTGAACGTGTAATCTTGATGAGCACTTTGAGAAGAACCTAGGAGCATAATGCCGTTGACCAACCGCGATGCGGGGCGATACCTCGGGGACGAGGGACTCACCGAGTTGCCAGAGCATACCCTGCTCAACGTTATTCGTATCCCCGGAAACCCATTGATCAGTCCAGTGCGGTTGATCGCTCGGCGTTTTGGCTATGCGTTGGTGCTGATTCTGCTTGTAGCGTTGATCGTTTACTTTGATAAGGGCGGTTACAGCGAGCATCTCACCTTCATCGATGCGCTTTATTATTCGGCGGTCTCCTTGTCCACCACCGGTTATGGCGACATCACTCCGGTGACGCAAGGGGCACGTCTTCTCAACATCATCATCATCACTCCGCTTCGGTTAACATTTGTTATCCTCCTGGTCGGCACGACGTTGTCAGTGCTGACAGAGGAATCGCGCCGAGCATGGAAGATCCAGCGCTGGAGGAAACGCATGCGAAACCACACCGTGGTTATTGGATATGGAACTAAAGGACGCTCGGCAGTCTCTGCACTGCTGGCGGATGGCGTGTCTCCTAAGGAGATCGTTGTTGTGGATACCGATCCTGTAGCGCTTGAGACTGCAAATACGGTAGGACTGGTCACAGTTAATGGTTCTGCGACTAAATCAGAGGTGCTCAAACTCGCGGGTGTGCCTAAGGCAAAGGCAGTTGTAGTAGCCCCGAATATTGATGACACCGCAGTGTTGGTAACGCTCTCGGTGAGAGAGCTGGCGCCAAGCGCATGGGTTGTTGCCAGCGTGAGGGAATCTGAGAACCAGCACCTATTGGAACAATCGGGCGCAGATTCAGTGGTGATTTCTTCTGAAACCGCAGGTCGCATGCTTGGCCTGGCCACGGTGACGCCTTCGGTGGTGGAGATGATGGAAGACTTGTTGTCTCCTGATGAGGGATTTTCCGTTGCAGAACGTCCTGTAGGTGAAGACGAGGTAGGTGCTAATCCGCGGCACTTGGCGGATATTGTTCTTGGAGTTGTGCGCTCTGGAGAGCTGTATCGAATCGATTCTCCAGAAGCAGAGACCGTGGAGCCCAGTGATCGATTGCTTTATATCCGACGGGTTTTTAGTGAGGATGTTTCAGATTAAAAAGTGCCTGCTGGTTGATCCTGGTGGACGAGTTCCTGTCCAGAACGGCCATCCGGTGCTGTCTTCACAGTGGCCAGGCGCTCCAGCCTTTAATGTGACGGATCAGCTGCTAGTGCAAAGAGTGGATCCCGAGGTGGTGGATTCGGTGACGGGAACAGCAACGCGACTTTATACCTCCTGGGTGACCAGGGCTATAGCGGTCCTCCGGAACCGTGAAGTAATGGTTTATGATCCAACTTCTGGAGAGAGATTGGAATATAACGCTCCCACCATCGGGCAGACGCTCGGCGGGAAGGAAGTGTTTCCTCGCATTGACCCGGCAGTGATTGGTCTGATTACGTCAGAGTCTGATGAGTACGTGCTTGTAGGGGAAAACTCACATCGCTGCGGGTACTTTTCCCTCATCGCTGGTTACCTTGGAATGGGCGAGACCTTTGAGCAAGCGCTAACTCGAGAGGTGTGGGAAGAAACTGGAAGACGTATCTCTCATATTTCCTATGTAAAAAGTCAGTCGTGGCCTTATAGCGGTGCCATTATGGTGGGGATGACGGCACAGACAACGGACATGGATGCTGTTGTACAACCAGATGGTGAGCTCAAAGAGATTCGCTGGATAACGCGCAAAGAAATCATCCAAGGAACCATCCAGCTTCCGGCTCCGGGCAGTATTGCGCATGACATGATGTGGGATTGGGTAAAGAAACACGATGATTGATCTCAACGAGCTGGATAGCGATCAAAGGGCCGCCGCTAGCGCCCCGCGGGGACCAGTAGCTATCCTCGCGGGCGCGGGTACAGGTAAGACTCGAACGATTACCTATCGGATTGCCAATCTTATTGACCGCGGCATGGCTAGCCCCAACCGCGTACTTGCAGTGACGTTTACGCGTCGCGCTGCGGGGGAAATGCGGCACCGACTGGGAGTTATGGGGGTCGGGGGTGTTCAGGCGCAGACCTTTCACTCAGCTGCGATGCGACAACTATCGTATTTTTGGCCGCAAGTGGCGGGGAATCTTCCCTGGAAACTGTTGGATAACAAGTTTCCGCTCGTTGGCAAAGCAGCGCGCTCGGTAGGCATAGAGACGACGACGGAAAACGTTAGGGATCTTTTAGGCGAGATTGAGTGGGCAAAGGCTACGTTAATAACGCCGGACCGTTATGTGGAGCATGTGAAGGATCGGAAGATTCCCGCGGCCGCAGATAAAATTGCCCAGGTATATCGCAGGTATGAGCAGGCTAAAACAACGAGTGAAGGCATGCTTCTGGATTTTGATGATCTTTTATTGCACACGGCAGGGGCCATTGAGAATTCGACTGCTATCGCAGAGGAATTTCGGGAGCAGTATCGCACTTTTGTAGTCGACGAGTACCAGGACGTTACGCCCCTGCAACAGAGAGTGCTGGATGCGTGGCTCGGTGAGCGTGACGATATCACTGTGGTGGGAGACGCCAATCAGACTATTTATTCTTTTACGGGAGCAACTCCTAATTATCTTTTGGGGTTTTCTCGTAAATACCCTCATGCGACCGTAGTCAAACTACAGCGAGATTATAGGTCGACCCCCCAAGTGACGGACCTTGCCAATACGGTCATTGGGAAGGCTCGGGGTCGGGTAGCTGGTACCCGGCTTCAATTGGAAGGAATGCGCCCTCCCGGTCCGGATCCGGAATTCTGCACTTTCGACGATGAACCGGCTGAGGCTCGCGCCGTAGCTAGTAGGATTAAAGAACTCTTAGACAAGGGGGTTGCAGCGTCGGAAATCGCGGTGCTTTATCGCATCAACGCGCAATCGGCGGTTTTTGAGCAGGCCCTTGCAGATGCCGGGATCGTTTACCAGGTGCGTGGTGGCGGCGAGTTTTTCCAGCGCGCGGAGATTCGCCAGGCAATGTCGCAGCTTGTTCGCGTGGCCCAGCGCACGGGAACGGAATCGATCCGAGGCTCTGCCCTGGAGACCTTGGTACGCTCGTCGCTAGCACCTTTGGGGTTAACCCCGGAAGAACCGGAAGGAACGCAGGCTCGCGAACGGTGGCAATCCCTAGATGCCCTTGCAGAGCTCACTGTAGAGCTGACTCAAGCTACACCGGATTTGGATATCCAAGGACTCCTAGAACAGCTCAATCAGCGTGCAAGCGCAAAGCACCCACCGACGATGCAAGGCGTGACTTTAGCGTCTCTGCATGCGGCTAAAGGCTTGGAATGGGATGCGGTGTTCCTTGTGGGGCTTGTAGACGGCACGCTTCCGATCACTCATGCGCTCAAAGGAGGGGAGCCCCATATTGAAGAGGAACGCAGGCTTTTCTATGTCGGCGTCACCCGTGCCCGGGAACACCTTGTGTGCTCGTGGGCAAAAGCTCGGCAGGAAGGAGGCCGTGCAACGCGCAAGCGAAGCCGATTTTTTGACGGCATCGTGGAAGAACCTATCCATGCCGCAGTCCCGCCGCGTACCAAGCGATCACGGCGCTGTCGTGTCTGTGGCTCGCCCTTGAGCACGTCTGCAGAAAACGTGATGGGAAGGTGCGTTGATTGCCCATCGGGCGTGGGCGAGGAGGTATTTGAGACTCTGAAGGCGTGGCGTCTAGACATGGCCAAAGAGGGGGGCGTACCTGCTTATATAGTCTTTACAGACGCGACCCTGCACGCTATTGCTGAGGCCTGCCCGACGACCACCGATGAGCTACTAAAAATTTCGGGTATCGGGCAGATGAAAGCGGAGAAGTATGGCAGTAGCTTGCTAGAAGTTTTGGCCCAATTTCACTGACGTTGCAGGTCCCAGCAGAACGGGCACCTAGGGTGGGTGGAGAGACGAGGAAGCCTCTCCACCTCAAAAGCGGAGATCTTGAAGCTATCGCCGGGGATAACTGACTGGGAGGCTGCAGAATAGACGTTGTTTTGCTCTGAAAGCAGGCTTTGAATCACAAAGATTGCATGGGCAGCGGTGGCCGTTATGAGGTGGGGTTCCGCTGAAAAAGAATGGCTAGAAAGTAGCGATTGGGTGCGAAGCGCTGGCCACTCGGGATCGGCATCGGTGCGGTAGAGATCGCTGCAGGCAAGGCAAGGACCACTTCCCGCTATTCGGACGGGACCGATCATTCCGTGGGCGTCGATAAGCGCTACTGGTAGGAGAAAGCCGTGCGTGTTTATGCGATCCTCCACGCAGGATTCTTTGGGGTTGCACACGATCACTAAAGTTCGGCGGTGAACATGTTCCATAAAATCCTCTGAGATAGGAAAATGCGTTGAGCGCAGTACGCTGACCCCGGCTCCTTTTAGGAGGTTTGATATGGCATTTGCTAGGGGGTCGTCGCCGATCACAGCACTCGCGTAGGGGGTGCTCTGCTGTCGGAGTACCCCGTGGGCGAGCAAATCTTCCATGAGCCCCCGTGCGGCAACAGGATGTAGTCCAGCTGAAGTAAGTTCAGAAATTACCTGAACTTTTGCTCGTGGCTCGCGTAAGCTGCGAAGTATCGGAACTAGTGCATCGATAAGCTCGCGCGGTGCTGGAAAAATTCCTGCATGCGCTGAGTCGAGCCCAAACTGAATCCCCTCAGTCCGCGCCAATACTTGGTTACTGGGACTGAGAACTACGTTTCCCCCCGTGTTCATGACGGTAATTTCAGCACAGAGAGCCATTTTTGTCATGCCCCGTAAAAACACCCCCGAGCTTCCTGTGGAAGTGATTCGCTCAAAGCGCCGGGTACGCACCGTTTCTGCTCGGCTTATCGGCGGGCGCGTGCAGATCCGAATCCCGGAGTCAATGAGCAAAAACGACGAACAGCGAGTCATCGCTGAAATGTCTGCAAAAGTGAAACGGAAAACTCAATCCACCGCAGATTCTAATGAGCAGCTCTTTCAGCGCGCTCAGTACTTAAACCGACGCTATCTGGATGGGAAAGCCAACCTAGGATCCATTAAGTGGGTGACTAATCAACGGAGACGCTGGGGGTCGTGCTCGCAAAGCACCGGGGAAATACGAATTTCTCACCGGTTGAAGGAAGTACCCGACTACGTTTTGGATTCTGTGATTATCCATGAACTCGTGCATACGTTCATTCACAGTGGTCACAGCAAAGAGTTTTGGGAATGGGCGGATCGTGCCCCTTATGCGGAGCGGGCTAAGGGGTTTCTCGAGGCCATGCAGCGGGTGAGCGGTTAACCGCACGAGAAAACCCCGAGCGGATCTGCAGCTTTAGCTTAGGAATCTAGCTCGGGGTTTCTCGGCGTTAAGACTTCTTGGGGTCTTGATCGTCGGTATCATCTTCCGGCTTGGGATTCTCCTTGCTTTCAGGATTCTCCCCCTCAGAAGCAAGCATTTCTTCTAGCTTGGTGATCTCCGCGATGGGGTCAAAGTCGGATCCGGAGGAGTCGTCGAGAAGCGCATCGATAAACTCAGCAGAAGATTCGAGGTCCTCGGCGGTGGGCAAGAAGTCCGGGTGATCCCATACGTGATCGCGGAGCTCAGTGCCTACTGCGACGCCTACTCGACGCCACAGCTCTCGGGCCTCAGCCACCTTGGGGGCGGCGAACTCAATACCCACGACCTTTGCAAATGCCTGCTCCGCAGAACCTCCGGTGGCGCGGCGGCGACGCCATGCCTCGTTTAATGCGGCTGTGGAGGGAATGCGGTTTCCCATAGCCTCAGTAACCACTATTTCTACCCAGCCTTCGATCAACGCAAGGAGGGTCTCTAGACGAGATGCAGCGTGGGAGTTACGCGAGGTAATGCGAGGGCTCATGTCGAGCCCCTGAAGCTGCTCCATAGCATTTTGGATCGCAGCGGGGTCACCAGACTCTAAGTTCAAATCACGCATGGCCTCTTCAATATGAGAAGTGTCGATGACCAGGCCTGCCGCATACTCCTCAACGGAAGACACTAGCCTTTCCCGCAGCCAGGGCACGTGTTTGAACAAGCGCTGCCGGGCTGCCTCGCGTGCGCTGAGATAGACTATGACCTCGCGGTCTTCAATTTTTAGACCAGAGGTTTCTTTACGCAAGTTAGCGGGGAGCAAGGCGGTGACACCTGTAGGGGCTATGGGGAGCCCGAAATCCGTGCCGGCGATAGTCTGGGTAGCCAGGTCACCTAGAGCGTGACCTAGCTGCATACCAAAATTCATTCCGGACATCTGATTCATGATCTGCATCATGGGGCCCACCATCTCGCGAGCCTCTTCAGGCAGCGAGTCAACCTGAGCTTGGGCCATGTTCTCAGCTACCGGGGTGACCAGACGCTTCCACATGGGAAGGGTTTGTTCTAGCCACAAGGAAGCATCCCAGGCAGCCACGGTATTGCCGGAGGCTGGCAAAATGGTGGCGTCATCAAGCCATATTTCCACCAGCCGGACGGCTTCTTCTACAGCAGCGGTGTCATTGTCCGAAACAGCTGTTGAAGAGCCAATTTGTTGCCTGGCAATCCGCTCTGCGAGGGCGTAGTTCACTGCCCCCTGTCCCTCGGGAGAATTCATAGTGGAACCCATCCCAGAGAGCATCTGTCCGAATTGGTTCAGCATGTCTCCCAAACCACCGGCGCCAAAGGGGTTGTTGTTGCGGCCGTTGTTATCATCATCGCCATTGCCGCCGAAGTTGAAAGAAAAACCGAATCCATTGGTATTCATGCTTCATAACGGTACCTATTCTTGCGCTATTTGTGCCATGTTGGAAGCAACGCTGTGAGCGAACATGTACCCTAAGGACTCGTGAAACGTCGTCTAAGCACTCTTACACTGGGAGCCCTTCCCATCGTTGTCTTGGGAACTCTTGTCACCATTGATCATGTTCCCGGAACTGATATTGATTTAACCGTGCCGTATGCGGCGGAAGGACCAGGTCCTACGTTTAACACACTTGGGCAAATCGACGGGCAAGATATCGTGGAGATCGATGGCGCGGAAATTGATAAGACCCGCGGCAATCTCAATATGACAACGGTTTCTATCCGCAGCGGGATGACTCTGGCCCAGGCGTTCAGCCGTTGGCTCTTTACAGACGACACGCTTATTCCCCTGGAACGCGTCTATCCCAAGAACAAAACCCCAGATCAGGTTAATCAAGAAAACCAGCTTGCCTTTTCCACCTCCGAGGCCTCTGCGACCATCGCTGCGATGAATCATTTGGGCCGGCCGGTGGAAACGGAGGTTGCGGGTATCGTAGAGGAATCTGCCGCACAGGGGATCCTCCATGAAGGCGACGTGATTGTGGAGATCGACGGCACGGCTGTTGGCGGCCCCAAGCAAGTTCGAGAGGCTGTCCGGAAGAAAAACGTTGATGATACCGTGACAATTACGTATCAGCGTGACGGGAAAAAACACGATGCCACGGTGAAACTGGGTAAAAACCCTAGTGATCCCAAAATTCCGTTCTTAGGGGTCAGCATGGCAGCCAAACCAGCTGACGGAATCACGGTTGATTACCATCTCAAAGATATCGGCGGCCCCTCAGCCGGCCTTATCTTTTCCCTAGCCGTGGTGGATAAGCTCAGCGGCGGAGAACTCAACGGCGGAAAATTTGTGGCAGGTACTGGAACCATAGATGATGACGGCACCGTAGGGCCTATCGGTGGGATCGCTCATAAAGTTCAAGCAGCCAAAGACGCCGGTGCAGAACTCTTTCTCGCTCCCGCTAAGAACTGCTCGGAGGCTGTAAGCCGGAACCATGACGGCATGACTATTGTGAGTGTTGACTCTTTAGAAGACGCCATCAAACAAATGGATGCCTATAATTCCGGCGGCGAGTACACAACGTGCAAAGAATAGCGGACAAAGAAAACAGTTAAGACTTAGCTTTGGCAGGCTCCGTATGGGTGGGGGTTTCCATGGCGGAGCTCTCTGCCTGCGGACACTGTGCTAATCCCAAAGCATAGATCTGTTCCGCTGGGTCTTTTTCATCAGTAGACACCATTTGCTGCATAACCAGGCCTTCATCGTTGTCTACTACCGTGATCACTGCGGTACTACCCAGAGTGGACCAGCCCACAACGCGACGCCCGGTATCTTCTACCACTCGTGAGCTTCTGAGCTCCGTGAGCAGCTGCGTTGTGGATGCGGCTTTAGAATCGGATTTAAAAAATTGGAATTGGCCAATTTTTTCTCCAGAACAAGCCATCGAATTTTGGACTCCGTTTGCGTCGCAAGAGTCAAACTGGTCAAAAAAATCCTTAGGCGCGAGCGCCGCAAACTGCTTACGGGCCTTCTCCAAGTTGGGATTCTTCTTTGTTTTCTCTGAACTTGTCTCTGCTGTTCCAGCATCTACCGTCCCGGTTCCCACCGATTGGCTGGTTTCCCGTGCACTCGACGCCGTAGGCGTCGTGGTCTCTGCCGCAGACTCTGAGGATGTTTCTGTTGCCGCCTGGGCTGGGTCATCTCGATCGTTTCCACAGGCCGTTACGCCTAAAAGACCGCATAATGCGAGGGCGCATGCGGATCTCCTAAAAACACGAATGTTCAGTGGCATCCGGAGAGCGGTGAGGGAAAGCACAAAATCAGCTCCTGGGGCATCAATCGGGCGGAAACAACTCGATTCTAATCCAACGTCATACGAAGAGCAGCGATAACTCCGGGGGCAACTCCAGGTCCGCCCCGCAACTCGATCTCATCAGCTGCAAAAGGACCACGCGCTTCCAACTCTTCTTCAGAAGGGCGCATCTGAAGAAGAGTCAACTCATGGTCTCCTTGGAGAACGCCGGAGAAAAGGCGCGCCGGGCGGGGGCCTGCTGCAGGATCGGAGGAATCTCTGAAGATGATTTCTTGGGCCAAAACGGCACCTATAACCTGGCTTGGCCAAGATACACGGGAGATATAATCCCCGAGTTCTTCTGATCCTGGCTGGATATGTTCCGGGAGATTATCTTGGACTACGAGCGCTAGGGGAGAGTCATCCTCTTCGGGGAGGGCGGAACCCACTAATTCTGCGGGGACCAGCGCAAATAGTGTAGGGGAGGCATCCCATCCCTCGGCGTGAATGAAATCGACTGCCTCCAGCATTGCCTTATTTAGTGCTTGGATGGGGTAGTCAGGAGTGCTCATTAAAAAATCCTTTACATTCACCTGTGAGGAAACTGTCGTAGACTAGGACATTACCTTGTCCATCGTAGAAAACTTTTGTATGGGATCCCCGTTGATTTCCGCGAATGTGACCCTACAAAGAATGAAATAAAGGAGTTCGAGTTGGCGAACGGCCTTACGCCTCCGTCCCCCTCGATCGGTCGCCCACCTAAGTTGTTCACCCGGATTGTGGTACTTCTGGTGATTTTGGGTGCGCTGGTCCCCACGGCAATTGGTCTTTATACCAATTGGCTGTGGTTCGGTGAAGTTGATTTTAGGGGGGTGTTTAACAAGGTCATACTGACCCGAATTGTGCTGTTTGTGGTGTTCGCTCTGGTTGCAGGGATCATTACATGGATTGCCGGATGGCTCACATACCGTGGTCGTCCCGACGAACTCGATGTTCTGGACCTAGAGGGCCCAATCCCGCAATACCGTGCGGTGGTGGAGCGCAGCGTTAAACGATTCTTGACCATTATCCCTATAGTCATTGCTCTTGTTGCGGGCTTCCTGGGGCAGCAGAATTGGCAAACCGTCCAGTTGTTCCTTAACCGCCAAAGTTTTGGCGTATCGGATCCACAGTTTGGAATGGACTATGGATTTTATGCTTTCATGCTTCCGGCGCTGCGTCTGGGGCTGGGCACGGTATCAATCCTTGTTGCAGTAGCCTTCCTGCTCTCCCTGATCGGTCACTACCTTCTGGGAAGCATCAGAATAGGCAACCAGGCAGCAGGCGTCCGAGGCAGTATCTCTTCCTACGCTCGCGTCCAGCTTTCCGTAACCGCAGGCTTGTGGATGCTTTTGAAGGTAGCCTCCTACTGGCTTGACCGCTATGACTTGCTCAATAACCGCCATGAGACTTTTACCGGCGGTAGCTACACGGACATCAATGCCGTCTTGCCTGCCAAGATCGTGCTGTTAGTAATTGCTGCAGTAGTTGCTCTCTGCTTCTTTTTGGTGGTTGTGCTGAAAGATCTTCGGATTCCGGCTGCAGCTACAGTTCTCATGGTGGTTAGCGCGGTTTCTATCGGAAGCATCTGGCCACTCATGGTGGAGCGTTTTTCTGTTTCCCCGAACCGTGCAGAGAAAGAGTCGGAATTTATCTCCCGTAATATTCAAGCGACTCGTTTTGCCTATGGCATCACTGATGACCAAGTAACTTACTTGAACAATTGGGGGGCTCAGGGGCCTAACTCGGATAAAGTAGCCTCGGATTCTGCCACAGTGAGCAACATCAGGTTGCTGGATCCTGAGATTATTTCTCCGACATTTACCCAGCAACAACAATTGAGAAACTTCTATGGTTTCCCCAAATCTCTTGCGATGGACCGCTACGTTATCGACGGGGAATTGCGTGACTTTGTGGTCGCCGCCAGAGAGCTTGATCCGAATGCTCTTCAAGAGAACCAGAGGGACTGGATCAACCGGCATACGGTATACACCCACGGAAACGGCATCGTTGCGGCGCAAGCGAACCAGGTGGATGAGGTAGCTCGCGACGTCGGATCCGCACGTGGCGGTTATCCGGTGTATACAGTCTCGGATCTGCAG
This genomic window contains:
- a CDS encoding M48 metallopeptidase family protein, translated to MPRKNTPELPVEVIRSKRRVRTVSARLIGGRVQIRIPESMSKNDEQRVIAEMSAKVKRKTQSTADSNEQLFQRAQYLNRRYLDGKANLGSIKWVTNQRRRWGSCSQSTGEIRISHRLKEVPDYVLDSVIIHELVHTFIHSGHSKEFWEWADRAPYAERAKGFLEAMQRVSG
- a CDS encoding YlbL family protein, whose product is MKRRLSTLTLGALPIVVLGTLVTIDHVPGTDIDLTVPYAAEGPGPTFNTLGQIDGQDIVEIDGAEIDKTRGNLNMTTVSIRSGMTLAQAFSRWLFTDDTLIPLERVYPKNKTPDQVNQENQLAFSTSEASATIAAMNHLGRPVETEVAGIVEESAAQGILHEGDVIVEIDGTAVGGPKQVREAVRKKNVDDTVTITYQRDGKKHDATVKLGKNPSDPKIPFLGVSMAAKPADGITVDYHLKDIGGPSAGLIFSLAVVDKLSGGELNGGKFVAGTGTIDDDGTVGPIGGIAHKVQAAKDAGAELFLAPAKNCSEAVSRNHDGMTIVSVDSLEDAIKQMDAYNSGGEYTTCKE
- a CDS encoding ATP-dependent DNA helicase UvrD2, with protein sequence MIDLNELDSDQRAAASAPRGPVAILAGAGTGKTRTITYRIANLIDRGMASPNRVLAVTFTRRAAGEMRHRLGVMGVGGVQAQTFHSAAMRQLSYFWPQVAGNLPWKLLDNKFPLVGKAARSVGIETTTENVRDLLGEIEWAKATLITPDRYVEHVKDRKIPAAADKIAQVYRRYEQAKTTSEGMLLDFDDLLLHTAGAIENSTAIAEEFREQYRTFVVDEYQDVTPLQQRVLDAWLGERDDITVVGDANQTIYSFTGATPNYLLGFSRKYPHATVVKLQRDYRSTPQVTDLANTVIGKARGRVAGTRLQLEGMRPPGPDPEFCTFDDEPAEARAVASRIKELLDKGVAASEIAVLYRINAQSAVFEQALADAGIVYQVRGGGEFFQRAEIRQAMSQLVRVAQRTGTESIRGSALETLVRSSLAPLGLTPEEPEGTQARERWQSLDALAELTVELTQATPDLDIQGLLEQLNQRASAKHPPTMQGVTLASLHAAKGLEWDAVFLVGLVDGTLPITHALKGGEPHIEEERRLFYVGVTRAREHLVCSWAKARQEGGRATRKRSRFFDGIVEEPIHAAVPPRTKRSRRCRVCGSPLSTSAENVMGRCVDCPSGVGEEVFETLKAWRLDMAKEGGVPAYIVFTDATLHAIAEACPTTTDELLKISGIGQMKAEKYGSSLLEVLAQFH
- a CDS encoding zinc-dependent metalloprotease, with product MNTNGFGFSFNFGGNGDDDNNGRNNNPFGAGGLGDMLNQFGQMLSGMGSTMNSPEGQGAVNYALAERIARQQIGSSTAVSDNDTAAVEEAVRLVEIWLDDATILPASGNTVAAWDASLWLEQTLPMWKRLVTPVAENMAQAQVDSLPEEAREMVGPMMQIMNQMSGMNFGMQLGHALGDLATQTIAGTDFGLPIAPTGVTALLPANLRKETSGLKIEDREVIVYLSAREAARQRLFKHVPWLRERLVSSVEEYAAGLVIDTSHIEEAMRDLNLESGDPAAIQNAMEQLQGLDMSPRITSRNSHAASRLETLLALIEGWVEIVVTEAMGNRIPSTAALNEAWRRRRATGGSAEQAFAKVVGIEFAAPKVAEARELWRRVGVAVGTELRDHVWDHPDFLPTAEDLESSAEFIDALLDDSSGSDFDPIAEITKLEEMLASEGENPESKENPKPEDDTDDQDPKKS
- a CDS encoding NAD(+) diphosphatase — encoded protein: MLSSQWPGAPAFNVTDQLLVQRVDPEVVDSVTGTATRLYTSWVTRAIAVLRNREVMVYDPTSGERLEYNAPTIGQTLGGKEVFPRIDPAVIGLITSESDEYVLVGENSHRCGYFSLIAGYLGMGETFEQALTREVWEETGRRISHISYVKSQSWPYSGAIMVGMTAQTTDMDAVVQPDGELKEIRWITRKEIIQGTIQLPAPGSIAHDMMWDWVKKHDD
- a CDS encoding PPA1309 family protein: MSTPDYPIQALNKAMLEAVDFIHAEGWDASPTLFALVPAELVGSALPEEDDSPLALVVQDNLPEHIQPGSEELGDYISRVSWPSQVIGAVLAQEIIFRDSSDPAAGPRPARLFSGVLQGDHELTLLQMRPSEEELEARGPFAADEIELRGGPGVAPGVIAALRMTLD
- a CDS encoding potassium channel family protein, with the translated sequence MPLTNRDAGRYLGDEGLTELPEHTLLNVIRIPGNPLISPVRLIARRFGYALVLILLVALIVYFDKGGYSEHLTFIDALYYSAVSLSTTGYGDITPVTQGARLLNIIIITPLRLTFVILLVGTTLSVLTEESRRAWKIQRWRKRMRNHTVVIGYGTKGRSAVSALLADGVSPKEIVVVDTDPVALETANTVGLVTVNGSATKSEVLKLAGVPKAKAVVVAPNIDDTAVLVTLSVRELAPSAWVVASVRESENQHLLEQSGADSVVISSETAGRMLGLATVTPSVVEMMEDLLSPDEGFSVAERPVGEDEVGANPRHLADIVLGVVRSGELYRIDSPEAETVEPSDRLLYIRRVFSEDVSD